One genomic segment of Arachis duranensis cultivar V14167 chromosome 4, aradu.V14167.gnm2.J7QH, whole genome shotgun sequence includes these proteins:
- the LOC107484935 gene encoding uncharacterized protein LOC107484935, with protein MGFGRRWRGWVVECISTCSMSVLVNGSLSKPFKMERGLRQSDPLSPFLLVLIIDVLHKMIEEAVRNGRISLLLVGRDHIELSHLQFADDTILFCPPEEETIKNYRRLLRVLGCKEATLPVKYLGISLGANPRLVKTWKPIIDKVEKKLSIWKAKVLNKAGNAGENGPERYDKL; from the exons ATGGGGTTTGGACGAAGATGGAGGGGCTGGGTTGTGGAATGTATCAGCACATGTTCTATGTCAGTGTTGGTTAACGGATCGCTTTCTAAGCCTTTTAAAATGGAAAGGGGACTGAGACAAAGTGATCCTCTGTCCCCCtttttattagttcttattATTGATGTCCTGCACAAGATGATTGAAGAGGCTGTTAGAAATGGCCGTATATCTCTGTTGTTGGTTGGAAGAGATCATATCGAGTTGTCGCACCTTCAGTTTGCAGATGATACGATTTTGTTCTGCCCACCTGAGGAAGAAACCATTAAAAATTACAGGAGGCTGCTTCG GGTGTTGGGATGTAAGGAAGCAACTCTTCCAGTAAAATACCTGGGAATCTCGCTTGGAGCAAACCCCAGGTTGGTTAAGACTTGGAAGCCAATTATAGACAAAGTGGAGAAAAAGCTTAGCATTTGGAAAGCCAAGGTCCTTAACAAAGCCG gtAATGCAGGCGAAAATGGTCCCGAAAGATATGACAAGCTATAG
- the LOC107484936 gene encoding uncharacterized protein LOC107484936 gives MNHKEAGAERKLQLAELENLRLKAYDNSRRYKKKMKAVHDKLIKRREFRPRELVLLYNSRLRLMPGKLRSRWEGPYRVEKAEPYGVFHLRHPSSSKFIKVNGHRLKLYHGEKMKDHKELEIFLLEGPPTEAELA, from the coding sequence ATGAATCATAAGGAAGCTGGTGCTGAAAGGAAGCTGCAACTAGCAGAATTAGAGAACCTTCGCCTAAAGGCATATGACAACTCCAGGCGAtacaagaaaaagatgaaggcCGTCCATGACAAGCTCATAAAAAGGAGAGAATTTAGACCAAGGGAGTTAGTTCTTctttacaactccagactgAGGCTTATGCCAGGCAAACTGCGATCTAGATGGGAAGGTCCCTACAGAGTAGAAAAGGCAGAGCCATACGGAGTTTTTCACCTGCGTCATCCTTCTAGCTCCAAATTCATTAAGGTCAATGGACACCGCCTAAAGCTTtatcatggtgagaagatgaagGATCACAAAGAGCTCGAGATCTTCCTCCTGGAAGGCCCACCAACAGAAGCAGAATTAGCTTAA
- the LOC107484937 gene encoding serine/arginine-rich splicing factor SC35-like, protein MGSYRNQVKDPRVWNREKFRRLENESFSIFLDNLPKDILKRELYQLFSWTGRINDIYLSRKQKRGMIYMFAFIRYTTKGGALKAITEMNRLKLRGKEVFVGEAKYRRLSDTKDMKKIQSTGGNQNDMICQPPRESTAAQITPSSCPEDVTNG, encoded by the coding sequence ATGGGTAGTTATAGGAATCAGGTAAAGGATCCTAGGGTTTGGAATAGAGAAAAATTTCGTCGATTGGAGAATGAGTCATTCTCGATTTTCTTGGATAATCTACCAAAAGACATCTTGAAGAGAGAATTATATCAGTTGTTCAGTTGGACTGGCCGCATAAATGATATATACCTTTCACGGAAACAAAAAAGGGGTATGATTTACATGTTTGCGTTCATACGTTACACTACAAAGGGAGGAGCTTTGAAAGCTATAACAGAAATGAATCGTCTGAAGCTGAGAGGAAAGGAGGTGTTTGTTGGGGAAGCAAAGTACAGGAGATTGTCGGATACGAAGGACATGAAGAAGATACAGTCAACAGGTGGCAACCAAAATGACATGATCTGCCAGCCGCCGCGAGAAAGTACGGCTGCTCAGATAACCCCATCTAGCTGCCCTGAAGATGTGACAAATGGGTGA